In Hyphomicrobiales bacterium, a single window of DNA contains:
- the glpK gene encoding glycerol kinase GlpK, which translates to MSTHLLAIDQGTTSSRAIVFDKNLKPKGSGQQEFRQYFPKAGWVEHDPEEIWASVLATCKVALRKAKVKASAIAAIGITNQRETVVVWNRKTGKPIHKAIVWQDRRTSGACKDLKDQGHEDLFTARTGLLLDPYFSGTKLAWLLDNVKGARAKAEAGELAFGTIDTFLIWRLTGGKVHATDATNASRTLLYNIHTGAWDDALLRLLDIPRSLLPEVRDCAADYGMCDAKLLGAAIPIGGVAGDQQAATIGQACFEPGMMKSTYGTGCFALLNTGEKAVPSRNRLLTTVAYQLNGKRTYALEGAIFIAGAAVQWLRDGLKVISSAKDTGALAKAADATQQVYLVPAFVGLGAPYWNAEARGAIFGLTRGTTNRELAKAALEAVCYQTRDLLEAMQKDWGSTGSTVLRVDGGMTASDWTMQNLADMLDAPVDRPKVLETTALGAAYLAGLHAGLLPPPEQFATRWSRDKRFSPKMKSAERDAKYAGWKDAVRKLLS; encoded by the coding sequence ATGAGCACGCATCTCCTCGCCATCGACCAGGGCACCACCTCGTCGCGGGCCATCGTGTTCGACAAGAACCTGAAGCCGAAGGGATCAGGCCAGCAGGAATTCAGGCAGTACTTCCCCAAGGCCGGTTGGGTGGAACACGATCCGGAAGAAATTTGGGCCTCCGTTCTCGCCACCTGCAAGGTAGCGCTGCGCAAGGCGAAAGTGAAAGCCTCCGCCATCGCCGCGATCGGCATCACCAACCAGCGCGAGACCGTGGTGGTGTGGAACCGCAAGACGGGCAAACCCATCCACAAGGCCATCGTCTGGCAGGACCGCCGCACCTCCGGGGCCTGCAAGGACCTCAAGGACCAGGGCCACGAAGACCTCTTCACCGCCAGGACAGGACTGCTGCTCGATCCCTATTTCTCCGGCACGAAGCTCGCCTGGCTTCTGGACAATGTAAAGGGCGCGCGGGCGAAGGCCGAAGCGGGCGAACTGGCTTTCGGCACCATCGACACCTTCCTCATCTGGCGGCTCACGGGCGGCAAGGTGCATGCCACGGACGCAACCAATGCGTCGCGCACGCTGCTCTACAACATTCACACCGGCGCGTGGGATGACGCCTTGCTCCGCCTCCTCGACATTCCCCGGTCCCTCCTCCCGGAGGTCAGGGATTGCGCCGCCGACTACGGCATGTGCGACGCGAAACTCCTTGGCGCCGCCATTCCGATCGGTGGCGTGGCGGGCGATCAGCAGGCTGCCACCATCGGCCAGGCCTGTTTCGAACCGGGCATGATGAAATCCACCTACGGCACGGGATGCTTCGCGCTCCTCAACACGGGCGAAAAGGCCGTGCCTTCGCGGAACCGCCTCCTCACCACCGTCGCCTATCAGCTCAACGGCAAGCGCACTTATGCTCTGGAAGGCGCGATCTTCATCGCCGGAGCCGCCGTGCAATGGCTGCGCGATGGACTCAAGGTCATCTCATCGGCAAAGGACACGGGCGCGCTGGCCAAGGCGGCGGATGCCACCCAGCAGGTCTATCTCGTGCCCGCCTTTGTGGGGCTTGGCGCACCGTATTGGAATGCCGAGGCGCGCGGCGCCATCTTCGGTCTGACGCGCGGCACCACCAACCGCGAACTGGCAAAGGCCGCGCTGGAAGCTGTCTGTTACCAGACGCGCGATCTCCTGGAGGCCATGCAGAAGGACTGGGGTTCCACCGGCAGCACCGTTCTGCGCGTCGATGGCGGCATGACCGCCTCCGACTGGACCATGCAGAACCTTGCCGACATGCTCGATGCTCCCGTGGACCGTCCCAAGGTGCTGGAAACAACGGCCCTGGGTGCCGCCTATCTCGCAGGCCTGCACGCCGGCCTGCTGCCGCCTCCCGAACAATTCGCCACCCGCTGGTCCCGTGACAAGCGCTTCTCCCCCAAAATGAAATCCGCCGAGCGCGACGCCAAGTACGCCGGCTGGAAAGATGCAGTCAGGAAACTCTTGTCGTGA
- a CDS encoding class II aldolase — MNSPEFHALRRLSAKVGSDPLLVQAAGGNTSIKQGDVMWIKASGTWLRDAAAKDIFVPLDMARLSAALAADDPACESCTDFVRQDINPLGLRPSIETSVHGLMPQKIVVHVHCVNTIALAIRSDAEEVLGARLKAFNWAFVPYARPGLMLSRAIRKAYRPGVDVLVLGNHGLAVAAGSVMEAEALLNRVVAALEAPVRDFGKPDLAALAAMAAGSAYRLPEDPECHAIALDEPSRRAACTNVYYPDHVVFLGTSIPDDMASGAAAVAIPGKGVLVNVAAKPSIEPMVRCAGDVFRRLPATAPLKALTAGEIDQLLNWDAEKYRQTMKAV, encoded by the coding sequence GTGAACAGCCCCGAATTCCACGCCCTCCGCCGCCTCTCCGCCAAGGTGGGCAGCGATCCCCTCCTGGTCCAGGCCGCCGGTGGCAACACCTCCATCAAGCAGGGCGACGTCATGTGGATCAAGGCGTCGGGCACTTGGCTGCGCGACGCCGCCGCCAAGGACATCTTCGTACCGCTGGACATGGCGCGCCTGTCGGCGGCGCTCGCAGCCGATGACCCGGCTTGCGAATCCTGCACCGACTTCGTGCGACAGGACATCAACCCGCTGGGCTTGCGTCCGTCCATCGAAACATCCGTCCACGGATTGATGCCGCAGAAGATCGTGGTCCATGTCCATTGCGTCAACACCATCGCGCTTGCCATCCGCAGCGATGCGGAAGAAGTGCTGGGCGCAAGGCTCAAGGCCTTCAACTGGGCCTTCGTGCCCTATGCCCGCCCCGGCCTCATGCTCTCGCGGGCCATCCGCAAGGCCTATCGCCCCGGCGTGGATGTCCTCGTCCTCGGCAACCATGGGCTTGCCGTCGCCGCCGGAAGCGTCATGGAAGCGGAAGCGTTGCTGAACCGCGTCGTGGCCGCCCTCGAAGCCCCTGTCCGCGACTTCGGCAAACCCGACCTGGCCGCCCTCGCCGCCATGGCCGCGGGAAGCGCCTACCGCCTGCCGGAAGACCCGGAATGCCACGCCATCGCCCTCGACGAGCCATCGCGCCGCGCCGCCTGCACCAATGTCTATTACCCCGACCATGTGGTGTTTCTGGGCACATCCATTCCGGATGACATGGCTTCCGGCGCTGCCGCCGTCGCCATACCGGGCAAGGGCGTGCTGGTGAACGTCGCGGCCAAGCCCTCGATCGAACCCATGGTGCGCTGCGCCGGCGACGTTTTCCGCCGCCTTCCGGCCACGGCACCGCTCAAGGCTCTCACGGCAGGCGAAATCGACCAGCTCCTGAACTGGGACGCAGAGAAATACCGTCAGACGATGAAGGCGGTCTAG
- a CDS encoding type 1 glutamine amidotransferase codes for MDDEPPGLFGAFLAARGVSLDTVMLHRGEAIPSLAPYDFLLVMGGAMDVWEHDAHPWLLAEKQAIREWALERNRPYFGVCLGLQLLAEAAGGTVGLARAAEVGIGRIKVTSRHPFVAGLPRTIRMMQWHHAEVSALPPGAEVLASSTISPVQIMALGDCMVGTQFHGELTPALVDRWAHLPQYIQWLEAALGPNAYWRVRAEALPLMPAMRRVSQSMFDALADGVSLRKAA; via the coding sequence ATGGATGATGAGCCGCCCGGCCTGTTCGGCGCGTTTCTGGCCGCCCGCGGCGTGTCCCTGGATACCGTCATGCTGCACCGGGGCGAAGCGATCCCATCGCTTGCGCCGTATGATTTCCTGCTGGTCATGGGCGGGGCCATGGACGTGTGGGAACACGACGCGCACCCTTGGCTGTTGGCGGAAAAACAGGCGATCCGCGAGTGGGCGCTGGAGCGCAACCGTCCCTATTTCGGCGTGTGCCTGGGCCTGCAGCTTCTGGCGGAAGCCGCGGGCGGAACCGTCGGTCTCGCGCGGGCGGCGGAGGTTGGCATTGGCCGCATCAAGGTGACGTCGCGCCATCCCTTCGTGGCGGGCCTGCCGCGCACCATCCGCATGATGCAGTGGCACCACGCGGAAGTGAGTGCGCTGCCGCCGGGAGCCGAGGTGCTGGCCTCGTCCACCATCTCGCCCGTGCAGATCATGGCGCTGGGTGATTGCATGGTGGGCACGCAGTTCCATGGCGAGTTGACGCCTGCACTGGTGGATCGCTGGGCGCACCTGCCGCAATATATCCAATGGCTGGAAGCAGCGCTTGGCCCCAACGCCTATTGGCGGGTGCGCGCGGAGGCCCTGCCGCTGATGCCTGCGATGCGCCGGGTCAGCCAGTCCATGTTCGATGCGCTGGCGGATGGTGTGAGCCTGCGCAAGGCCGCCTAG
- a CDS encoding MFS transporter → MTTTRRTLFLALFPFALGYLLSYLLRAVNAVVAPELVKEFAIGPAELGLLTAAYLLAFCAFQLPLGVLLDRFGPRRVQTALLLVAATGCAAFAVAPGFVTLVLARAVIGLGFSAGLMASYKASSLWVPLERRSLANATIMSMGALGLVVATEPTALLSAAIGWRNVFLLFAACIVASSMFIFFAVPERTEKTAAAGFGQQWRDLLNIMKLPLFWRVAPLLGLTAGIPIAYQTLWAGPWYRDVLGLAPLDVARHLFWMAVAFMGGILTVGFVADRLQRRGIGPMTTMLGCLALHTAAQALIVLQVKSLAFPAWLVLAAVGQSAILAFPWFARHVGESLSGRANATINFSMFVCAFLIQYGVGVVISLFAPVAAGYDPRAYAWAMGLCLALQLAALLWYLLPRKENA, encoded by the coding sequence ATGACGACGACCCGCCGCACCCTCTTCCTCGCCCTCTTCCCCTTCGCCCTGGGCTACCTCCTCAGCTACCTGCTGCGCGCTGTGAATGCCGTCGTTGCCCCGGAGCTGGTAAAGGAATTCGCCATCGGCCCCGCGGAACTCGGCCTCCTCACCGCAGCCTATCTGCTGGCCTTCTGCGCCTTCCAATTGCCGCTGGGCGTGCTGCTGGACCGCTTCGGCCCCCGCCGGGTGCAAACAGCCCTGCTGCTGGTCGCGGCCACGGGTTGCGCCGCCTTCGCCGTGGCCCCCGGCTTCGTCACCCTCGTCCTCGCCCGCGCCGTGATCGGCCTCGGTTTCTCGGCCGGTCTGATGGCCAGCTACAAGGCAAGCTCGCTCTGGGTGCCGCTTGAGCGGCGCTCGCTCGCCAATGCCACCATCATGTCCATGGGCGCGCTCGGTCTTGTGGTCGCCACCGAACCGACCGCACTCCTCTCGGCCGCGATCGGCTGGCGCAACGTCTTCCTGCTCTTCGCCGCCTGCATCGTGGCATCGTCGATGTTCATTTTCTTCGCCGTGCCGGAGCGGACGGAGAAAACAGCGGCCGCAGGCTTTGGCCAGCAGTGGCGCGATCTCCTCAACATCATGAAGCTGCCCCTGTTCTGGCGTGTGGCGCCACTCCTCGGCCTCACCGCAGGCATTCCCATCGCCTACCAGACGCTGTGGGCCGGCCCCTGGTACCGCGACGTGCTGGGCCTTGCGCCACTGGATGTGGCCCGCCACCTCTTCTGGATGGCGGTGGCCTTCATGGGCGGAATCCTCACGGTGGGCTTCGTTGCCGACCGTCTGCAACGGCGCGGCATCGGCCCCATGACGACCATGCTCGGCTGCCTCGCCCTCCACACGGCGGCACAAGCCCTCATCGTGCTGCAGGTGAAGTCACTGGCATTCCCCGCCTGGCTGGTGTTGGCCGCCGTGGGACAATCGGCGATCCTCGCCTTCCCGTGGTTTGCAAGACACGTGGGCGAGAGCCTCTCAGGCCGTGCCAACGCCACCATCAACTTCTCCATGTTCGTCTGCGCCTTCCTCATCCAGTACGGTGTAGGCGTGGTGATCAGCCTCTTCGCGCCCGTGGCTGCCGGCTACGACCCGCGCGCCTATGCCTGGGCCATGGGCCTCTGCCTTGCTTTGCAGCTGGCGGCCCTGCTCTGGTACCTTTTGCCCCGCAAGGAGAACGCATGA
- a CDS encoding asparaginase gives MTDNPVIAVVKRGSTVESRHRGAFAVSDRSGRIVRQAGDIKSPVFPRSAIKAFQCLPLIESGAAARYGLTDEEIALCCSSHNGEPEHLRVAASILAKAGNSEALYECGVHWPHERKDVIGLALAGEEPRAIHNNCSGKHAGMLALARQLGSDPNGYVLQDHPVQQAVAEAINRYCDVNVAEAPVGIDGCSVPTWAFPLRNMALGFARLTDPANAGAQWIIRAARAHPFMIAGSNRYDTTIMQQVPRLFIKVGAEGVYCGSIAHAGLGFALKCDDGSFRAAEAAVSEMLLALDVWTADERKALTSHAHTTLTNWRGIDVGSVDAAVGG, from the coding sequence ATGACCGACAACCCCGTCATCGCCGTAGTGAAACGCGGCAGCACTGTGGAAAGCCGCCACCGCGGCGCCTTCGCCGTGAGCGACCGCAGCGGCAGGATTGTGCGCCAGGCAGGCGACATCAAAAGCCCGGTCTTCCCGCGTTCGGCGATCAAGGCCTTCCAGTGCCTGCCGCTCATCGAAAGCGGAGCCGCCGCGCGCTACGGCCTCACCGACGAGGAGATTGCCCTGTGCTGCTCCTCGCACAATGGCGAGCCGGAACACCTGCGCGTCGCCGCCTCCATCCTCGCCAAGGCGGGAAACAGCGAAGCGCTCTACGAGTGCGGCGTCCACTGGCCCCATGAGCGTAAGGACGTGATCGGCCTCGCGCTCGCAGGCGAGGAGCCGCGCGCCATTCATAACAACTGCTCGGGCAAGCACGCCGGCATGCTGGCTTTGGCGCGGCAACTGGGCAGTGATCCCAACGGCTACGTGCTGCAGGATCATCCCGTGCAGCAGGCCGTGGCGGAGGCCATCAATCGCTATTGCGATGTGAATGTCGCCGAAGCGCCCGTGGGCATCGACGGCTGTTCCGTTCCCACCTGGGCCTTCCCTTTGCGCAACATGGCGCTTGGTTTCGCCCGCCTCACGGATCCCGCCAACGCGGGCGCACAGTGGATCATCCGCGCCGCCCGCGCCCATCCCTTCATGATCGCCGGCAGCAACCGTTACGACACCACGATCATGCAACAGGTGCCGCGCCTCTTCATCAAGGTCGGGGCGGAGGGCGTTTATTGCGGCAGCATTGCCCACGCCGGTCTGGGCTTTGCCCTGAAATGCGATGACGGTTCCTTCCGCGCCGCGGAGGCCGCCGTTTCGGAGATGCTGCTTGCCCTGGACGTGTGGACGGCGGACGAACGCAAGGCTCTCACATCTCACGCGCACACCACCCTCACCAACTGGCGCGGCATCGATGTCGGCAGCGTTGATGCAGCGGTTGGCGGCTAG
- the rbsK gene encoding ribokinase: protein MTEKSGVCVLGVYNADLIFRADRQPVLGETLLGTSFGMGPGGKGSNQTVAAARSGAKTTFISKMGRDDFGAAGIAMLEREGVTVLVERVADNSTGAAYIFVQNGTGSNAIIVVPGAAGTLTAADIDRHADAIRGASVFLTQLEQPIPAAVRGLEIAKASGTITILNTAPAAPLDDAIFRLCDYVTPNESETTGITGVEVTDLASARKAGDVLLRKGAGAALITLGGQGALLHSAAASTHIPIFKVGKVVDTTGAGDAFNGGFAAALARGEAPEDAARFGAAVAGISVTRPGAASSVPSLQEALALLARG from the coding sequence ATGACGGAGAAGTCGGGCGTCTGTGTTCTCGGGGTCTACAATGCCGACCTGATTTTCCGGGCGGACCGGCAGCCGGTGCTGGGCGAGACGCTGCTCGGCACGTCCTTCGGCATGGGGCCGGGCGGCAAGGGTTCGAACCAGACGGTCGCCGCCGCGCGCTCCGGCGCCAAGACGACATTCATCAGCAAGATGGGCCGGGATGATTTCGGCGCGGCGGGCATTGCCATGTTGGAGCGGGAAGGCGTCACGGTTCTCGTCGAACGGGTCGCCGACAACTCCACGGGTGCGGCCTATATCTTCGTGCAGAACGGAACCGGCTCCAATGCAATCATCGTGGTGCCGGGGGCGGCGGGCACGCTGACGGCTGCCGACATCGACCGTCATGCGGATGCCATTCGTGGCGCCAGCGTGTTTCTCACGCAGTTGGAGCAGCCCATTCCGGCGGCGGTGCGCGGGCTTGAAATCGCCAAGGCCTCGGGCACCATCACCATCCTCAACACCGCGCCAGCGGCGCCGCTGGATGATGCGATCTTCCGCCTGTGTGATTACGTGACGCCGAACGAGAGCGAGACCACGGGCATCACGGGCGTGGAGGTCACGGACCTTGCATCAGCCCGGAAAGCGGGTGACGTGCTGCTGCGGAAGGGCGCGGGTGCGGCGCTGATCACGCTCGGTGGTCAGGGGGCCTTGCTGCACAGCGCGGCGGCCTCAACCCATATTCCCATCTTCAAGGTTGGCAAGGTGGTGGACACCACGGGCGCAGGCGATGCTTTCAACGGCGGTTTTGCCGCCGCACTTGCGCGGGGTGAAGCGCCAGAGGATGCCGCCCGCTTCGGAGCGGCGGTTGCCGGCATTTCCGTCACGCGGCCCGGTGCCGCTTCATCCGTGCCGTCCTTGCAGGAAGCCCTGGCCTTGCTGGCGCGGGGCTAG
- a CDS encoding ribose ABC transporter produces MLKSIDPLLNAELLHALASMGHGNDLILCDSNFPADAVGRLTTYGRALHIAADAPRAARAILSVMPLDTFVDGAAIRMEMVGTPQEVPPVQQAVQKEIDRAEGRSWPLASMERFAFYEQAKRSYCVVQSQERRFYGCFLFKMGVVTPDAKMPGDS; encoded by the coding sequence ATGCTCAAGTCGATCGATCCGCTTCTCAATGCAGAACTGCTGCATGCGCTGGCCAGCATGGGCCATGGCAACGACCTCATCCTGTGTGACTCGAACTTCCCGGCGGATGCCGTGGGACGTCTCACCACCTATGGACGGGCGTTGCATATCGCCGCCGATGCTCCCCGCGCTGCGCGTGCCATTCTCTCGGTGATGCCGCTCGATACGTTCGTGGATGGTGCGGCGATCCGCATGGAGATGGTGGGAACGCCGCAGGAAGTGCCGCCCGTGCAACAGGCGGTGCAGAAGGAGATCGACCGGGCGGAGGGGCGATCATGGCCGCTCGCCTCCATGGAGCGTTTCGCCTTCTATGAGCAGGCGAAGAGATCCTATTGCGTGGTGCAATCGCAGGAGCGCCGGTTCTACGGCTGCTTCCTGTTCAAGATGGGCGTCGTCACGCCCGATGCGAAGATGCCCGGAGATTCGTGA
- a CDS encoding NADH:flavin oxidoreductase, whose protein sequence is MTTLVSSSDPLLQPYTLKHLTLKNRLMITSHEPAYPEDGMPKDKYRAYHVARAKGGIALTMTAGSAAVSKDSPPVFNNVLLHRDEVVGWLKKMTDEVHDQGTAVMIQLTHLGRRTGWSKGEWLPVVSPSHNREPSHRAFPKVIEDWDIARIIKDFGDAAERVKASGMDGIELECYGHLLDQFISPATNEMDGPYGRGSLDTRLRFLFDTLREIRKRVGEKMLLGVRFTADEAMENGITKAEGLEIARRLKASGLIDFQNIIRGHIETDAALTDVIPVQGMPSAPHLDFAGEIRAGTDFPTFHAARVPDVATARHAIASGKVDMIGMVRAHMTDPNIVRKIIEKREDDIRPCVGATYCLDRIYQGGDAYCIHNPATGREVSMPHDIPKAAVKKTVVVVGAGPAGLEAARVAAERGHSVTVFEAADQAGGQIRLTSLSKRRAEMIGIIDWRMAQCNRLGVKFRFNTYAEASDVESLSPDVVIIATGGLPHTDVLKDGNELVVSAWDILSGDVKPGSNVLLYDDAGDHTALMAAETLTQAGAKVEIMTPDRSFAPEVMGMNLVPYMRALQKHDVTFTVTFRLESVVRDGNQLRGIIGSDYGGVRKERMFDQVVVNHGTRPLDELYFQLKPKSRNRGEVDYTALIAGQPQTVVTNSAGAFQLFRIGDAVSARNTHAAIYDALRLMKDI, encoded by the coding sequence ATGACAACGCTCGTTTCCAGTTCCGATCCGCTCCTTCAGCCCTACACGCTCAAGCATCTGACGCTCAAGAATCGTCTGATGATCACATCCCACGAGCCGGCGTATCCGGAAGACGGGATGCCCAAGGACAAATACCGCGCCTACCATGTGGCGCGTGCCAAGGGTGGCATTGCATTGACCATGACGGCGGGCTCTGCCGCCGTGTCGAAGGATTCACCGCCGGTCTTCAACAACGTGCTGCTCCATCGCGACGAGGTGGTGGGCTGGCTGAAAAAGATGACGGACGAGGTGCATGACCAAGGCACCGCCGTGATGATTCAACTCACGCATCTTGGCCGCCGCACCGGCTGGTCCAAGGGCGAATGGCTTCCCGTCGTTTCTCCCTCGCACAACCGCGAGCCCTCGCACCGCGCCTTCCCCAAGGTGATCGAGGACTGGGACATTGCGCGCATCATCAAGGATTTCGGCGATGCCGCCGAGCGGGTGAAGGCCTCCGGCATGGATGGCATCGAACTCGAATGCTACGGTCACCTGCTGGACCAGTTCATCTCTCCCGCGACCAATGAAATGGACGGACCCTACGGCCGCGGCTCGCTCGATACGCGGCTGCGCTTCCTGTTCGACACCTTGCGCGAAATCCGCAAGCGCGTGGGCGAGAAGATGCTGCTGGGTGTGCGCTTCACGGCGGACGAAGCCATGGAGAACGGCATCACCAAGGCAGAAGGGCTGGAGATCGCCCGCCGCCTCAAGGCCTCGGGCCTGATCGACTTCCAGAACATCATCCGCGGACACATCGAAACGGATGCCGCGCTCACCGATGTCATTCCCGTGCAGGGCATGCCCAGCGCGCCGCATCTCGACTTCGCTGGTGAAATCCGCGCGGGCACCGATTTCCCGACCTTCCATGCAGCGCGCGTTCCTGACGTTGCCACCGCCCGCCACGCCATCGCCTCCGGCAAGGTTGACATGATCGGCATGGTGCGGGCGCACATGACCGATCCGAACATCGTGCGGAAGATCATCGAGAAGCGCGAGGACGATATCCGCCCGTGTGTGGGGGCCACCTACTGCCTCGACCGCATCTACCAGGGTGGTGATGCCTACTGCATCCACAATCCGGCCACGGGCCGCGAAGTGAGCATGCCGCATGACATTCCCAAGGCGGCGGTGAAGAAGACCGTGGTTGTCGTGGGTGCTGGCCCTGCGGGTTTGGAAGCGGCGCGCGTGGCGGCGGAGCGCGGCCACAGCGTCACCGTGTTCGAAGCTGCGGATCAGGCCGGTGGCCAGATCCGTCTCACCTCGCTCTCCAAGCGCCGTGCGGAGATGATCGGCATCATTGACTGGCGCATGGCCCAGTGCAACCGCCTGGGGGTGAAGTTCCGCTTTAACACCTATGCAGAAGCCTCTGATGTGGAATCACTTTCTCCCGATGTCGTGATCATCGCCACGGGTGGCCTGCCGCACACAGACGTGTTGAAGGACGGCAACGAACTCGTGGTTTCGGCCTGGGACATTCTCTCGGGCGACGTGAAGCCAGGCAGCAATGTGTTGCTCTATGATGACGCCGGCGACCACACGGCCCTGATGGCCGCGGAAACGCTGACGCAGGCTGGCGCCAAGGTGGAGATCATGACGCCGGACCGCTCCTTCGCGCCGGAAGTCATGGGCATGAATCTCGTTCCCTATATGCGGGCACTCCAGAAGCATGACGTCACCTTCACGGTCACGTTCCGGCTGGAGAGCGTGGTGCGCGACGGCAACCAGTTGCGCGGCATCATCGGCAGCGATTACGGCGGTGTGCGCAAGGAGCGGATGTTCGACCAGGTCGTCGTCAACCATGGAACGCGGCCGCTTGATGAGCTGTATTTCCAGCTCAAGCCAAAGTCGCGCAACAGGGGTGAGGTGGACTACACGGCACTGATCGCGGGCCAGCCGCAGACAGTCGTCACCAACTCCGCTGGCGCGTTTCAGCTGTTCCGCATCGGTGATGCCGTTTCGGCGCGCAACACACACGCTGCAATCTATGACGCGCTGAGGTTGATGAAGGACATCTGA
- a CDS encoding ABC transporter ATP-binding protein — MASISLKKVTKAWGSVVGVDAIDLEIKDKEFIVFLGPSGCGKTTTMRMVAGLEDLTGGDIFIDGERINDVDARDRDVAMVFQSYALYPNMSIYENIRFPLRMRNVPKDQHEKLVREAAAMVELGDYLERKPKALSGGQRQRAALARAIVRHPRVFLMDEPLSNLDAKLRLTMRAQLKHIQKRLQTTTIYVTHDQIEAMTLADRVAVMDKGRIQQLGTPDEVYNDPANVFVAGFIGSPPMNLIQGSLENGTFIAPDIRVPGAGKGSLAKVTLGIRPEDVSVAKDNGHVTTRVYSVEPTGDQTLLAVNQGGKLLVARADRNYRQAIDTPVSLNFDTSRIYLFAADSGQRIRA, encoded by the coding sequence ATGGCATCCATCAGCCTGAAGAAAGTCACCAAGGCCTGGGGCAGCGTCGTGGGCGTCGACGCCATCGACCTGGAGATCAAGGACAAGGAATTCATCGTGTTCCTCGGGCCGTCGGGCTGTGGAAAGACGACCACCATGCGGATGGTGGCTGGCCTCGAAGATCTCACCGGCGGCGACATCTTCATCGACGGCGAACGCATCAACGATGTGGATGCGCGCGACCGCGACGTGGCGATGGTGTTCCAGAGCTATGCGCTCTATCCCAACATGTCGATCTACGAGAACATCCGTTTCCCGCTGCGCATGCGTAACGTGCCGAAGGACCAGCACGAGAAGCTGGTGCGCGAAGCCGCAGCCATGGTGGAACTCGGCGACTACCTGGAACGCAAGCCCAAGGCCCTCTCGGGCGGACAGCGCCAGCGCGCGGCATTGGCCCGCGCCATCGTCCGGCATCCGCGCGTGTTCCTCATGGACGAGCCGCTGTCCAACCTCGACGCCAAGCTTCGTCTCACCATGCGGGCGCAGTTGAAGCACATCCAGAAGCGGCTGCAGACAACAACCATCTATGTGACCCACGACCAGATCGAAGCCATGACATTGGCCGACCGCGTGGCCGTCATGGACAAGGGCCGCATCCAGCAGCTCGGCACACCCGACGAAGTGTACAACGATCCGGCCAATGTGTTCGTCGCCGGTTTCATCGGATCACCGCCCATGAACCTCATCCAGGGCTCGCTGGAAAACGGCACGTTCATCGCGCCGGACATCCGCGTTCCGGGCGCCGGGAAGGGCAGCCTCGCCAAGGTCACGCTCGGCATCCGTCCGGAAGACGTGAGCGTCGCCAAGGACAATGGGCATGTGACCACGCGCGTCTATTCCGTGGAGCCCACTGGCGACCAGACGCTGCTGGCCGTGAACCAGGGCGGCAAGCTGCTGGTGGCGCGGGCCGACCGCAATTACCGCCAGGCCATCGACACGCCCGTGTCACTGAACTTCGACACCAGCCGCATCTATCTGTTCGCCGCGGACTCGGGGCAGCGCATTCGGGCGTAA